The region ATTTCTGTCACTGATGCCACGGTGCCTGTCGCCGGTTAGTTTCTAGATGTTGATGATGGTAGAGGCAATGAGGGTTGTTGCTATGACATCTCCCGGTCTTTGTACCACTCCACAAACTCGTCCAACAAAACTGGCCCTGAAATACAAAACAGTCAAATCTATAGCAATATCTCTAGACTTCTTTTTCCCCGCAGTTTTCttcccaattttttttaatctgtcagTTCCCACCCACCAGCCATCtctacacatcacaccacaggCATCCTCCAAGACCAAGCCAACCAACAGCATCTTTTTAAACTGCTGCTTATGCTGCATCACAGAGCAgtacaacaaaatcacacaacagAGAAAAGTTCTGCATACGTGACATCATACTGTCTactgtcactgtgattgacaggtggaGAGGACATGCTCCTTAGCTCCTTGGTCAGAATTCAAACTCACTTTCTCTAAATGCTTTGGGgggaaacactgtgtgtgtgtgtgtgtctgtctgtctgtgtgtgtgtgtgtgtgtctgtgtgtgtgtgtgtgtgtctgtctgtgtgtgtgtgtgtgtctgtctgtgtgtgtgtgtgtgtctgtctgtgtgtgtgtgtgtgtgtgtctgtctgtgtgtgtgtgtgtgtctgtctgtgtgtgtgtgtgtgtctgtgtgtgtgtgtgtctgtctgtgtgtctgtctgtgtgtgtgtgtgtctgtctgtgtgtgtgtgtgtgtgtgtctgtgtgtgtgtgtgtctgtctgtgtgtgtgtgtgtgtgtctgtctgtctgtgtgtgtgtgtctgtgtgtgcgtgtctgtgtgtgtgcgtgtctgtctgtctgtgcgtgtgtgtgtgtgtgcgtgtctgtctgtctgtgtgtgtgtgtctgtgtgtgcgtgtctgtgtgcgtgtgcgtgtctgtctgtctgtctgtctgtctgtctgtgtgtgtgtgcgtgtctgtctgtctgtctgtgtgtgtgtgcgcgtgtctgtctgtctgtctgtgtgtgtgcgcgtgtctgtctgtctgtctgtgtgtgtgtgcgcgtgtctgtctgtctgtctgtctgtgtgtgcgtgtctgtctgtctgtctgtgtgtgcgtgtctgtctgtctgtctgtgtgtgtgcgtgtctgtctgtctgtctgtgtgtgtgtgcgtgtctgtctgtctgtctgtgtgtgtgtgcgtgtctgtctgtctgtctgtgtgtgtgtgcgtgtctgtctgtctgtctgtgtgtgtgtgcgtgtctgtctgtctgtctgtgtgtgtgtgcgtgtctgcctgtctgtctgtgtgtgtgcgtgtctgcctgtctgtctgtgtgtgtgtgcgtgtctgcctgtctgtctgtgtgtgtgtgcgtgtctgcctgtctgtctgtgtgtgtgtgcgcgtgtctgtctgtctgtctgtgtgtgtgcgcgtgtctgtctgtctgtctgtgtgtgtgtgcgcgtgtctgtctgtctgtctgtgtgtgcgtgcgtgtctgtctgtctgtctgtgtgtgtgtgtctgtctgtctgtctgtgtgtgtgtgcgtgtctgtctgtctgtctgtgtgtgtgtgcgtgtctgtctgtctgtctgtgtgtgtgcgtgtctgtctgtctgtctgtgtgtgtgtgcgtgtctgtctgtctgtctgtgtgtgtgtgcgtgtctgtctgtctgtctgtgtgtgtgtgcgtgtctgcctgtctgtctgtgtgtgtgtgcgtgtctgcctgtctgtctgtgtgtgtgtgcgtgtctgcctgtctgtctgtgtgtgtgtgcatgtctgcctgtctgtctgtgtgtgtgtgcatgtctgcctgtctgtctgtgtgtgtgtgcgtgtctgtctgtctgtctgtgtgtgtgtgtgtgtgtgtgcgtgtctgtctgtctgtctgtgtgtgtgtgcgtgtctgtctgtctgtctgtgtgtgtgtgcgtgtctgtctgtctgtctgtgtgtgcgtgtgtgcgtgtctgtctgtctgtgtgtgtgtgcgtgtgtgcgtgtctgtctgtctgtgtgtgtgtgcgtgtgtgcgtgtctgtctgtctgtctgtgtgtgtgtgcgtgtctgcctgtctgtctgtgtgtgtgtgcgtgtctgtctgtctgtctgtgtgtgtgtgcgtgtctgtctgtctgtctgtgtgtgcgtgtgtgcgtgtctgtctgtctgtgtgtgtgtgcgtgtgtgcgtgtctgtctgtctgtctgtgtgtgcgtgcgtgtctgtctgtctgtgtgtgtgtgtgtgtgcgtgtctgtctgtctgtgtgtgtgtgtgtgcgtgtctgtctgtctgtgtgtgtgtgtgcgtgtctgtctgtctgtgtgtgtgtgcgtgtctgtctgtctgtctgtgtgtgtgtgtgcgtgtctgtctgtctgtgtgtgtgtgtgcgtgtctgtctgtctgtgtgtgtgtgcgtgtctgtctgtctgtgtgtgtgtgcgtgcgtgtctgtctgtgtgtgtgtgtgtgcgtgtctgtctgtctgtgtgtgtgtgcgtgtctgtctgtctgtgtgtgtgtgcgtgtctgtctgtctgtgtgtgtgtgcctgtctgtctgtgtgtgtgtgcgtgtctgtctgtctgtgtgtgcgtgtctgtctgtctgtgtgtgcgtgtgtgcgtgtctgtctgtctgtgtgtgtgtgcgtgtctgtctgtctgtgtgtgtgtgcgtgtctgtctgtctgtgtgtgtgtgcgtgtctgtctgtctgtgtgtgtgtgcgtgtctgtctgtctgtgtgtgtgtgcgtgtctgtctgtctgtgtgtgtgtgcgtgtctgtctgtctgtgtgtgtgtgcgtgtctgtgtgcacgtgtgtgtgtgcgtgtctgtgtgcatgtgtgtgtgtgtgtgtgtgtgtgtgtgtgtgtgtgtgtgtgtgtgcgtgtctgtctgtctgtctgtgtgtgtgtgcgtgtctgtctgtctgtctgtgtgtgtgtgcgtgtctgtctgtctgtctgtgtgtgcgtgtgtgcgtgtctgtctgtctgtgtgtgtgtgcgtgtgtgcgtgtctgtctgtctgtgtgtgtgtgcgtgtgtgcgtgtctgtctgtctgtctgtgtgtgtgtgcgtgtctgcctgtctgtctgtgtgtgtgtgcgtgtctgtctgtctgtctgtgtgtgtgtgcgtgtctgtctgtctgtctgtgtgtgcgtgtgtgcgtgtctgtctgtctgtgtgtgtgtgcgcgtgtgtgcgtgtctgtctgtctgtctgtgtgtgcgtgcgtgtctgtctgtctgtgtgtgtgtgtgtgtgcgtgtctgtctgtctgtgtgtgtgtgtgtgtgcgtgtctgtctgtctgtgtgtgtgtgtgcgtgtctgtctgtctgtgtgtgtgtgcgtgtctgtctgtctgtctgtgtgtgtgtgtgcgtgtctgtctgtctgtgtgtgtgtgtgcgtgtctgtctgtctgtgtgtgtgtgcgtgtctgtctgtctgtgtgtgtgtgcgtgcgtgtctgtctgtgtgtgtgtgtgtgcgtgtctgtctgtctgtgtgtgtgtgcgtgtctgtctgtctgtgtgtgtgtgcgtgtctgtctgtctgtgtgtgtgtgcctgtctgtctgtgtgtgtgtgcgtgtctgtctgtctgtgtgtgcgtgtctgtctgtctgtgtgtgcgtgtgtgcgtgtctgtctgtctgtgtgtgtgtgcgtgtctgtctgtctgtctgtgtgtgcgtgtctgtctgtctgtctgtgtgtgcgtgtctgtctgtctgtctgtgtgtgcgtgtctgtctgtctgtctgtgtgtgcgtgtctgtctgtctgtctgtgtgtgcgtgtctgtctgtctgtctgtgtgtgcgtgtctgtctgtctgtgtgtgtgtgcgtgtctgtctgtctgtgtgtgtgtgcgtgtctgtgtgcacgtgtgtgtgtgcgtgtctgtgtgcatgtgtgtgtgtgtgtgtgtgtgtgtgtgtgtgtgtgtgtgtgtgtgcgtgtgtgtacttACAAGCCCCGTCCTCATCGTAGTTGCTAAGATCCAAGTTAATGGTCCTACTGAACTCTAGAACATTACACCACTGGTCTTTATTTACTACTTTATACTTGGATTGCTGCAACCAAAGAGAAAGTAAAACAAAGTTCAGATACAAGTGATTACTGATCAGAGCACAGCAGTGTGACTAAGGGATAATATccatatacagtaataaacacGATCGGCATGTGAAACATCAGTCATTTCAATTAGCCACGCTGTAAAATGTTGGATTTATCAGTAAAATCATCGGACATAAACAATTCATCTGAAGAATAAAATCAGCACCTCTAGAAACTGGTTAAACACAGGAAATAGTGGCCAGGTTTTCCCCAGTAGAAGTCCCAGCATGCACTTGGCAGTGTTTAAATCTAAACTCCTCTGATCCTTCTCCTGCAAAGGCACGAACACACCGAGGTCAGACTTTAGACGTTATACCATTAGAATGTTAATCAACTAATATTTTGACATAAATGATAGCAGTTTTAGCTTTCTGAGTCTTAGCCCTAAGCTAATCACAAAGTACTGGACATTAGAGGTTAGGCTCTCATAGACCTATATAAAGTGATGgcatgaacacttttttttacagagattATTACTCATCGGTCTGAATGCTCATATAATGCTAATGCTGCATCTGTTTCAGTACTGTGAAGCAGTTAACCAGGAAATATGAGTAGCTACACAGCTAAGAGTCAACAGGCATTATTATAGACAGGTTACTCGTGAAGGCGACATGAAGTGAGTCAGTCCACAGTATAGAAAGatatctttttttctgaaagaaagaaagaaatagacagaacagagaaagagagagatcaacagacaaacagagagaaagagaaagcgagagagagagagaatgcgagagagagcgacagagagagagaaagcgagaacacgagagagagcgaaagagagagatagaaagcgagtgagagagcgacagagagagagaaagcgagagagagagagagaacgcgagagcacgagagagagagcaacagagagagagatagaaagcgagagtgagagagcgacagagagagagagagagagagaaagcgagagcacaagagagagagcgacagagagagagaaagaaagagatagaaagcgagtgagagagcgacagagagagagagagagagaaagcgagagagcaacagagagagagaaagagagagatagaaagcgagtgagagagcgacagagagagagagagcaacagagagagagatagaaagcgagagtgagagagcgacagagagagagagagaaagcgagagcacaagagagagcgacagagagagagaaagcgagtgagagagcgacagagagagagagagagagaaagcgagagagcgacagagagagagagaaagagagagagatagaaagcgagagcaccagagagagagaaagcaagagagggAAAGcaagagcatgagagagagagaaagagagcgagagagagaaagagagcaagagaaagagagagcgtgagagagagtgagggagagagagagaaagacagagcgagagagagagagagagagagagagaagaataatGCATATCTTAATATATCTTTTTTGATCTAGAACACTAATGTAACTGGTGAATTATTCCTGTAGTGAGTTTAGTGAAGAGTAAATTTTACATACACTCACCCGGGCAAAGTCAAAGGCGTATCTGTAAATGAGTTTAAAACTCGTGGCATCGTTGAGGATGGACCTCAGGTAGTCTAGAGAGTTCCTGAGTTTTTCAGTTGAATCACATCTAGAAAAAAATCAAGAGAAATTTAATACACATCGGATAAGTTTTGTGAAAAGAGAAGCTATTTCTTTGAACGTGGTGTGTACATTGTACGTTCAGGTGACGTGTCAACATATTAAACTATCACAATACTTAAAGAAGAGGTGAGATTATAGGGGCTGTTTTGGGTCTGAGGAAACGTTACAGTAGACTTCAATTATAAATCTGGAATTTAAACATATTTGCAAGGTGGTGAAGGCTTCAGGTCGCAGGACGTGAACGATATCCATTTCGATGGACACTTGGAACCCCTGATTTTAAGACATCATGCATTTTGAACGATAGATAATTCTGCTAAAactttaccacagaaatcaccAGCGTTTATAAAAACGGTACTtcgtgaagaaaaataaaaacagccgaTACGTTTGTAACCGGTTAGTGAACAATAAAAGCGCGTTAGTGTTCAGTCACGTATAAAAGACGACTCGTGACGGTGTCACAACAATACTGATAACGCATCGCCCACCTACAGTAGTTATACGCTACAGCGGCACAGTGGCGTAGGATCTGTGAGAATTACACTTTAGGGTATATGAGTCATAGGCAATGCAACAGGAGGCAAAAATAAGAGTCTTACTGCAGTGAACCCATTCCTTTAAGCCACTCCTGCAGGGTGAAGTAGCCCATACTCTGAGCATTCAGTTTCCAAGCCAATACTAGCATCACCACCTgaatgcgcgcacacacacacacacacacacacacacacacacacacacgcacgcacacacacacaatcttttatGTTTTAGGGATAAGCTGCAATAAACCCTCTGTATCAACAACTCTTCTTAAAAGTAGCATTAAGTTCGGTGATGAGTTAATAGTGCGATGCCGTCAGTGGGATTTcttcatacatatatatatatatatacacacacatttctagaTCTTTCATACGAGAGTTCACAcgatagattattattattatccgtaataaataacaataggTGTGGATCTGCGCAGAAGATAACGGACTAATTAAATCCTTCGAATcgtataaatattaattacacCATCAGGTTTAAATAGCTTACATCTTCCACcctaattatttcttttaaacccCATTGtttcatattaaattatatatatatatatatataaaaatcaacaaacatAAATCCATAAATTTGACAAATAAGAGCAGAGATTCGATTAAAAAAATGCCACTGTATAAAAGGAGGACGGAATGCAATAACCTTTTCATTTAATGCTAAACAACACACCTTGGTAAAGACGGCATTAAGTGACTGATGTGTCTCAAGCTGTATTGAGCTGTATGCGCTCTTCATCATGTGTATCATCATCAGGCTTCCTATAACAACTCCTGCTTTTCCAGCACAGCGTCAGACAGTGAAGTCAGGGAATTTtccttgaattgaatttttttttttttttttaaaactgggTTTGGTGTGCGATGTTCCTGACGTCTGTGATCTCTCTTTTCGTCTCTTCTTTACGTCAAACCAGTTTCTTTTCCTCTCACgtaagtaaaatataaatgaacctTTTCTGCAAATCACCTCCAGATTTTCGGTCTCTCTGGCTTTTTTTACATACAAATCAGCGGTCACGTGCGTGCGGCTGGTGATGTACAAGTGTTTGCTATTCACCAACGTAAACGTGCACAGTATAAGGAGTATAAATAAAGcgtttctgtaatatttttaaatccagCAGAAATGTTTAGTTTGTTCTGCTTGCACGAACGTTTACACACAACTCACTAAAAACTAATGacgcttttttatttcttttttttagatttgcttCAATAAAGCACATGAATGTAAGTTATTAGGCAACCAGCTATGATATAACTTTTCTAATGATAAAACTGAAACATTCAtaatatagatagagagatagagagatagagagatagatagatagatagatagagatataaagatagatagatagatagatagatagatagatagatagatagatagatagatagatagatagatagatagatagatagagatataaagatagatagatagagatagatagagatatagagatagatagatagatagatagatagatagatagagatatagagatagatataaagatagatagatagatagatagatagatagatagatagagatagatataaagatagatagatagatagatagatagatagatagatagatagatagatagatagatagatagatagatagatagagagacagatagatatagatagatagatagatagatagagatagatagatatagatataaagatagatagatagatagagagagagagagagagatacatagagatagagatatagatagatagagatagatagatagatagagatatagatagatagatagagagagagagagagagagagagagagagagagagagagagatatagagatatagatagatagagatagatagatagagatagagatagatagatagagatatagatagatagatagagagatagatagatagatatatagatagatagatagatagatagatagatagatagatagatagatagatagatagatagatagatagagatagatagagatagatagatagatagatagatagatagatagagatatagatagatagatagagagatagatagatagatatatagatagatagatagatagatagatagatagatagatagagatataaagatagatagatagagatagatagatataaagatagatagatagatagatagatagatagatagatagatagatagatagatagagatagatagatatagatataaagatagatagatagatagagagagagagagagagagatacatagagatagagatatagatagatagagatagatagatagagatagagatagatagatagatagagatatagatagatagatagatagatagatagatagatagatagagagagagagagagagagagatatagagatatagatagatagagatagatagatagagatagagatagatagatagagatagatagagatagagatagatagatagagatagagatagatagatagatagagatatagatagatagatagatagatagatagatagatagatagatagatagatagatagatagatagatagagatatagatagatagatagatagatagatagatagatagatagatagatagatagatagatagatagatagatgctgtaaataaataaaatgcatgaatacaatacatacacaaatagaAAAAGAGCTGAATCCAGTGGCTACAGTTTACATTCACaatattgatgtgtgtgtgcactaaatTTATAATTTGCAGTGCTTTACATTCTCTGGTTCCACTCCAATATCTTCACAGAACTTCTCCATGCCTTCTGGTCCAACCACATCATCACAACCTGAcgcagacatacaaacacacatgaaaatGTACACACGatgctgtataaaaatgtgttgttattaTAATGTTACTATACTAATGTTATTACATTTTCTACATGTGTTAGAAAATGTAATAACGATCAGTCAAATATCCAACTTTTTCTTTGACACTAGAGATTAAGCACCAAATCTGcaacaaatttttaaaaaataatttatcaacaaaataaagttttatctcttctgaatgtttttgtcattaGATCAGTCATCCAGATTTACCTGCATACTCATAAAACCACTCCAGACATCTCTTACTGGAGAACGCTTCAGCTTCCTGGATATGCGAAGACTCCTGTCTTCTGTAGACACTGAaaatcactcacacagacacagacacacacacacacacacacacacacacacacagcacacacagacacagacacacacacatatacagacacagacacagacacacacacacacacgaacacacacacacacacacacacacgaacacacagacacacaccagacacagcacagacacagcacacacagacacagcacacacacacagacacacacacagcacacacacacacagacagcacacagacacacagacagcacacagacacagcacagacacagcacacacacacagacacagcacacacagcaca is a window of Tachysurus vachellii isolate PV-2020 chromosome 3, HZAU_Pvac_v1, whole genome shotgun sequence DNA encoding:
- the dcun1d4 gene encoding DCN1-like protein 4 isoform X3; amino-acid sequence: MPPRKKRRPTAGDDLSAKKSRQDNVYRRQESSHIQEAEAFSSKRCLEWFYEYAGCDDVVGPEGMEKFCEDIGVEPENVVMLVLAWKLNAQSMGYFTLQEWLKGMGSLQCDSTEKLRNSLDYLRSILNDATSFKLIYRYAFDFAREKDQRSLDLNTAKCMLGLLLGKTWPLFPVFNQFLEQSKYKVVNKDQWCNVLEFSRTINLDLSNYDEDGAWPVLLDEFVEWYKDREMS
- the dcun1d4 gene encoding DCN1-like protein 4 isoform X1 encodes the protein MHSDATNFQLNSHLSTLASIHKIYHTLHKLNLTEDVGPDTHSTACCSKAMPPRKKRRPTAGDDLSAKKSRQDNVYRRQESSHIQEAEAFSSKRCLEWFYEYAGCDDVVGPEGMEKFCEDIGVEPENVVMLVLAWKLNAQSMGYFTLQEWLKGMGSLQCDSTEKLRNSLDYLRSILNDATSFKLIYRYAFDFAREKDQRSLDLNTAKCMLGLLLGKTWPLFPVFNQFLEQSKYKVVNKDQWCNVLEFSRTINLDLSNYDEDGAWPVLLDEFVEWYKDREMS
- the dcun1d4 gene encoding DCN1-like protein 4 isoform X2 produces the protein MHSDATNFQLNSHLSTLASIHKIYHTLHKLPAAPKPCPRGKRGGPLLEMTCLQRRVARTMSTEDRSLRISRKLKRSPVRDVWSGFMSMQVVMMWLDQKAWRSSVKILEWNQRICDSTEKLRNSLDYLRSILNDATSFKLIYRYAFDFAREKDQRSLDLNTAKCMLGLLLGKTWPLFPVFNQFLEQSKYKVVNKDQWCNVLEFSRTINLDLSNYDEDGAWPVLLDEFVEWYKDREMS
- the dcun1d4 gene encoding DCN1-like protein 4 isoform X4 gives rise to the protein MTCLQRRVARTMSTEDRSLRISRKLKRSPVRDVWSGFMSMQVVMMWLDQKAWRSSVKILEWNQRICDSTEKLRNSLDYLRSILNDATSFKLIYRYAFDFAREKDQRSLDLNTAKCMLGLLLGKTWPLFPVFNQFLEQSKYKVVNKDQWCNVLEFSRTINLDLSNYDEDGAWPVLLDEFVEWYKDREMS